CCAGCCGCTCGGGCCAAATGGACAAACCGGGCTGCACTTCGTCGGGTGGGTAGAAATAGGCGCTGATGTTGCCGGTGGCCTCGATGTAAGCGCGTCGCACTTGACCCAGGTGCTCTACCTGGAGCTGGCGCAGCTCGCCGAACAGCTCTTTCTGCGTCAGGTTTTGGCGCTGAAAGTTGGGCAGGTGCACGCGGCCTTCCTCAATCAGCAACACCGGCGCGCCCTCGAGCCAATCGCTGAAGCGGGGCAGCTTTTCGGTGAGGCGGTTGAACAGCGCGTACAACCCGGCAACCATGGCAAACACCACGGCCACGTGCAGCAAGGGCACGTCGTCGTAAAACATGGCGTCGCCGGCGGCCGAGCCCAGGGCCAGGATGATACTTAGCTCGAAAATCGAGAGCTGGCGCACCCCGCGGCGCCCCGTAAGGCGCAACACGCTGAGGGTGAGTAGGTAGGCGACAAAGCAGCGGAAAACTACTTCGAGCAGATAAGCGGGCGGAGCCTCCTCCGACAACAGCACGCGCTGCCAGTCGAATGGCTCGATGGACGAAAGCAAAAGCATAGCGGCAACTATGGAGCCCGGGTGTGGCCAGGCGGTAGCAAAAAAAGCGCAGCACCGGTGTGGCGGTGCTGCGCTCTTGTACGCGGCCGCGGTTCGCGCGGCTGCCGTTAAGCTGCATTTTGGCCCGGGGGCCTCGGCCCTAGGTGGCGCGGCGGCCCGCCCGGCAGGGGAGCTTGGCTAGCCGGGCAAGGTGCCTGCCGGCCACCGCACGCCGCCTCCCCACCTAGGCGCTGGCCTGGTTTAGCTGGCGCAAATCCGGGCCGCTCAGCTCCAGGTGCATCGACTTGAGCAGCTCCCGCACTTGCTCGGGGCTGGTGGCGCTGGCAATGGGGGCGGTGAGGCCGGGTTGGGCCATAATCCAGGCCAAGGCTACCTGGGCCGGCGTGGCACCCAGGCGGCCCGCTATTTCGTCGAGCGCGGCCAGAATGCGCAGGCCGCGCTCGTTGAGGTACTTAGCGCCTACACCGCCGCCGCGGGCGCTTTTCTGCAGATCGGCCTCGGAGCGGTACTTGCCCGTAAGGAAACCCGCGGCCAGGCCGTAGTACGGAATTACGCCCAGGCCGTGCTGCTGGCACACGGGCAGCAGGTGCGTTTCGAAATCGGCGCGGTCGTAGAGGTTGTAGAGGGGCTGCAGGCTTTCGTAGCGCGGCAAGCCGTGTTGCTCGCTGGCCTGCAGGGCTTCGGCGAGGCGCTCGGCCGAAAAGTTGGAGGCCCCGATGGCGCGCACCTTGCCCTCTTTGATAAGCTGGGCGTAAGCTTCGAGCGGCTCCGATACGGGCACCGTGGGGTCGTCTTTGTGCGACTGGTACAAATCGATGTAATCCGTTTGCAGGCGCTTAAGCGAGCCTTCCACGGTGCGCAGGATGTAGTCTTTGGAGAGGCCTTTCTGATCGGGGGCTACTTCCCAGCCTACTTTGGTGGCAATCACGATATCGTCGCGGCGGCCGCGCTGCTTTAGCCACTTGCCAATCACGGTTTCCGACTCGCCGCCGTTGTGGCCCGGCACCCACACCGAGTAGCCGTGGGCCGTATCAATGGCGTTGCCGCCACCGTCGACAAAAGCATCGAGCACCCGAAAGGAGGTGGCTTCGTCGGCCGTCCAGCCGAAAACGTTGGTGCCCAGTACCAGCGGCGCAATGGAGAGGCCCGAGTGGCCTAGTTCGCGTTGTTGCATAGTCGAATCAGAGGAAAACAAAGTAGTACCAACCCGCCGGAAACCGCAAGGTTTAAGCAGCCGCGGCACCGGCTGGCCAAGCGGGCGGGCTTGTGCATACGCAAACCACGCCGGCCGCGCCGATAAGTTGCCGGGCCATGCGCACCGTGCCGTATCTTGGGCCCTATGCCCTTCGATAACGCCATTGCGCTCCTGCCCCGCCGCTTTGCCTACGGCTGCCGGGCCTGCCTGCCCGGGGCGGCGGCCGCGCTGCTCCTCTTTGCTGCCGGCAACGCCCGGGCCCAGCAGGCACCTAGGGCTTCACTCATCATCCGCGACGGGCGCGTGCTCGATGGCTCCGGCAACTCCTGGTTGCGGGGCGATGTGGCCGTGCGCCTAGGGCGCATTGTGGCCGTGGGGCGCCTGCCGGCTGATTTTCCGGCCGATACGGTTATCGATGCCAAGGGCTTGGTAGTAGCGCCGGGGTTTATCGATGTGCACACCCACATCGAGGACGACGAGCTGCGCCAACCCACCGCCGACAACTTCATTTACGACGGCGTAACCACCGTGATTACCGGCAACTGCGGCTCCTCGCGCCCCGACCTGGGCCGCTACTTTCAGGTGCTCGATAGCGCGAAGCTGTCGGTAAATGTGGCCTCGCTAATAGGCCACGGCGATGTGCGCAAGGCCGTGCTGGGTCGCGCCAAACGCCAGGCCACCGAGCCCGAGCTGCAGCAGATGGAGCAGCTGGTAGCCCGCGCCATGCAGGCCGGCGCCATGGGCCTCTCCACGGGGCTGATTTACATACCCGGCACCTACACCCGCACGCCCGAGCTGATACGCCTGGCGCGCGTGGCCGGCCAGTACCGCGGCCTCTACGCCACGCACATGCGCAACGAGGGCGACAGCGTGCTGCAGGCCATTGAGGAGGCCCTGCTGATCGGCCGCGAGGCAAACTTGCCCGTGCAGATTTCGCACCTGAAAATCGGCGGGCAGCAGAACTGGGGCCGCGCTCCGCAGGCCCTGGCACTGATTGAGCAGGCCCGGCAAGCAGGCCAGGAGGTTACCATCGATCAGTATCCGTACACGGCCAGCTCTACCTCGCTCAGCACCATTATTCCCGACGATGTGCAGGCCGATGGCCGCGACTCGCTGCGCGCCCGGCTGCAGCGCCCCGCCGTGAGGGCCGCCGTGGAAGCCGCGATGGTGCGCCGCCTGCGGCAACGTGGCCTGAAGCATTACGACTACGCCGTGGTAGCCAGCTTCCCGCCCCAACCCAGCTACCAGGGCCTGAGCATCGAGCAGGTAAACCAGCGCCTAGGCCGCAAGCACAAAGCCGCCGCCGAAGCCGCCACCATTCTGGATCTGGTACTGCAGCACGACGCGGGCATGGTGTTCCATGGCATGAGCGAGCCGGATGTGCAGCAGATCATGCGCTACCCCTTCAACATGGTGGCCTCGGATGCCAGCGTGCGGGTGTGGCAGGAAGGGGCGCCGCACCCCCGCGGCTACGGCTCCAACGCCCGCGTGCTGGGCCGCTACGTGCGCGAGCTGCGCGTCATCAGCCTCGAAGAAGCCGTGCGCCGCATGACGTCGTTACCGGCGCAAACCTTCGGCCTCGCCGACCGCGGCCTGCTGCGCCCCGGCATGGCCGCCGATATCGTGGTGTTCGACCCCGCCACGGTGCAAGACCGCTCCACCTTCGAGCAGCCGCACCAGTACAGCACCGGCATGCACTACGTGCTCGTGAATGGCCGCCTGACGGTGGTGCAAGGCAAGCACCTAGGCACCCGCGCCGGGCGGGTGCTGTACGGCCCCGGCAAGCAGTAGCGCAGTGGCGCTACAAAGGGCTACATTACTGAGCCGCCTTGCCGCGCTCCAGCACGCGGTAGCTGTGCGGCGGTACGGGCA
The sequence above is drawn from the Hymenobacter sp. YIM 151858-1 genome and encodes:
- a CDS encoding DUF421 domain-containing protein; protein product: MLLLSSIEPFDWQRVLLSEEAPPAYLLEVVFRCFVAYLLTLSVLRLTGRRGVRQLSIFELSIILALGSAAGDAMFYDDVPLLHVAVVFAMVAGLYALFNRLTEKLPRFSDWLEGAPVLLIEEGRVHLPNFQRQNLTQKELFGELRQLQVEHLGQVRRAYIEATGNISAYFYPPDEVQPGLSIWPERLGQERKRIEKTGLHACCRCGYVQHLARGAAAICPECQADAWIPACTALRQSEPAS
- a CDS encoding aldo/keto reductase, which produces MQQRELGHSGLSIAPLVLGTNVFGWTADEATSFRVLDAFVDGGGNAIDTAHGYSVWVPGHNGGESETVIGKWLKQRGRRDDIVIATKVGWEVAPDQKGLSKDYILRTVEGSLKRLQTDYIDLYQSHKDDPTVPVSEPLEAYAQLIKEGKVRAIGASNFSAERLAEALQASEQHGLPRYESLQPLYNLYDRADFETHLLPVCQQHGLGVIPYYGLAAGFLTGKYRSEADLQKSARGGGVGAKYLNERGLRILAALDEIAGRLGATPAQVALAWIMAQPGLTAPIASATSPEQVRELLKSMHLELSGPDLRQLNQASA
- a CDS encoding N-acyl-D-amino-acid deacylase family protein, which codes for MPFDNAIALLPRRFAYGCRACLPGAAAALLLFAAGNARAQQAPRASLIIRDGRVLDGSGNSWLRGDVAVRLGRIVAVGRLPADFPADTVIDAKGLVVAPGFIDVHTHIEDDELRQPTADNFIYDGVTTVITGNCGSSRPDLGRYFQVLDSAKLSVNVASLIGHGDVRKAVLGRAKRQATEPELQQMEQLVARAMQAGAMGLSTGLIYIPGTYTRTPELIRLARVAGQYRGLYATHMRNEGDSVLQAIEEALLIGREANLPVQISHLKIGGQQNWGRAPQALALIEQARQAGQEVTIDQYPYTASSTSLSTIIPDDVQADGRDSLRARLQRPAVRAAVEAAMVRRLRQRGLKHYDYAVVASFPPQPSYQGLSIEQVNQRLGRKHKAAAEAATILDLVLQHDAGMVFHGMSEPDVQQIMRYPFNMVASDASVRVWQEGAPHPRGYGSNARVLGRYVRELRVISLEEAVRRMTSLPAQTFGLADRGLLRPGMAADIVVFDPATVQDRSTFEQPHQYSTGMHYVLVNGRLTVVQGKHLGTRAGRVLYGPGKQ